A genome region from Natronosalvus rutilus includes the following:
- a CDS encoding protein-L-isoaspartate O-methyltransferase family protein, with the protein MDPAVLREDMVDGLVHESKGVLADESLAVAMRDVPRHEFVENESAAYADRAHECHGTRVLAPSTVARLLEALAPRRGDSVLVVGAGVGYTAAVLAELVGETNVHAVDIARPMVYEARANLERAGYGGVLVDCRDGARGLPAYAPFDRILLEAATVSPPRELLEQCREGGRIVYPRGAQPQRLEARRPDGTTERFGAVSFEPLLVDGEQVGAVERNRTAREDVEHATRRAQSRTGWEREWIEWEG; encoded by the coding sequence ATGGATCCGGCGGTACTGCGCGAGGACATGGTCGACGGCCTCGTCCACGAGTCGAAAGGCGTCCTCGCGGACGAGTCGCTCGCCGTCGCCATGCGCGACGTCCCGCGCCACGAGTTCGTCGAGAACGAGTCGGCAGCCTACGCCGATCGAGCCCACGAGTGTCACGGAACGCGCGTGCTGGCCCCCAGCACGGTCGCGCGATTACTCGAGGCGCTCGCCCCTCGACGTGGCGACTCCGTCCTCGTCGTCGGGGCCGGCGTTGGCTACACCGCCGCCGTTCTCGCGGAACTCGTCGGCGAGACCAACGTCCACGCCGTCGACATCGCCCGCCCGATGGTGTACGAGGCTCGTGCGAACCTCGAGCGAGCAGGGTACGGCGGCGTCCTCGTCGACTGTCGAGACGGGGCCCGCGGATTGCCGGCGTACGCACCGTTCGATCGGATTTTACTCGAGGCGGCGACCGTTTCGCCCCCCAGGGAACTGCTCGAGCAGTGTCGCGAGGGCGGCCGGATCGTGTATCCGCGGGGCGCTCAGCCCCAGCGCCTCGAGGCGCGTCGGCCCGACGGCACGACCGAGCGATTCGGCGCTGTCTCGTTCGAACCCCTGCTCGTCGACGGCGAGCAGGTCGGGGCCGTCGAGCGCAACCGGACGGCTCGAGAGGACGTCGAACACGCGACGCGCCGTGCCCAGTCCCGAACCGGCTGGGAACGAGAGTGGATCGAGTGGGAGGGATAG
- a CDS encoding group I intron-associated PD-(D/E)XK endonuclease produces the protein MSNSKNVGDETEAAILAHLVARGLSVSIPFGDNDPYDLIIDAGETCHRIQCKTAWKNKEHTIRFNTHSQTTRGGDYHEQTYDGKIDAFLVRYPPTETLYWVDIEDVTEQKMELRFESKIAHPSINWAEEYELDEQIPLSSP, from the coding sequence ATGAGTAATTCGAAGAACGTTGGAGACGAGACGGAGGCAGCCATCTTAGCGCACCTTGTTGCTCGTGGTCTCAGCGTATCAATTCCTTTCGGAGATAACGATCCGTACGACCTCATCATCGACGCGGGAGAAACCTGTCATCGCATTCAATGTAAAACTGCGTGGAAAAACAAAGAACACACGATCAGATTCAATACCCACTCTCAGACGACTCGAGGCGGCGACTACCATGAGCAGACCTACGATGGAAAGATCGATGCCTTTCTCGTTCGCTATCCGCCGACGGAGACATTATACTGGGTCGATATCGAAGATGTGACGGAGCAGAAAATGGAACTCCGGTTTGAATCGAAAATCGCACACCCATCGATAAACTGGGCAGAAGAGTACGAGCTGGACGAGCAAATTCCGCTATCGTCGCCGTAA
- a CDS encoding bacterio-opsin activator domain-containing protein, translating to MTETMRVLVVDNDARFAELTTTMLERERDDIAATDVSSADEALDVLETDPIECIVSDYDMPSTNGLELLEAVRERDPELPFILFTGKGSEEIASEAIAAGVTQYLQKQPGSDRFTLLANQITNAVSQYRTETELRENERRYERTLTALHDTTRDLMRAGTKREIYEAAVETAGAILEVPIVSAYRFEPAEGALAHAASTAETRQLLTPAETIGRGDGLIWEAFSEGEPQYYPNVRAAGVTDVADTVSRSKLVVPLGTHGVVVAGSERPDRFDESMRELLYILGANTEAALDRAEREQLLREHDRTLTEQNEELTRLNHTNEIVRAINRGIAKASTREEIERTVCQRLAETDRYLCAWITAGQETPSPTVWEGIDVTYVDRVREDGAGAPEAALIERALETESVQVAENVLDDEAWADRRKAALTYGYQTVLAVPLVDAERRYGAIVVHAPQADAISESEREVLGELGETIGHAIRSVERTQAMLTDSRLEIELECQDPQMLFNRIGTIASGTITLEGIIDRAQETVLFVSIEEPPIDEILELAERWAVVDSLSVVSDGEESTLFEVTITPTPFVEILREYDAHVTSTTTSDDVTTIALSVPSQIDTRALVESIQDHYPETKLTARRETTASVSSTRFDARLEESLTAKQFEALQAAHYSGFFEWPRESTGEDLAAALDVTPPTYHYHLRAAQRKLVTLAFGLDSN from the coding sequence GTGACCGAAACCATGCGCGTCCTGGTCGTCGACAACGACGCCAGGTTCGCCGAGTTGACGACGACGATGCTCGAGCGCGAACGCGATGACATCGCGGCGACGGACGTCTCGAGCGCGGACGAGGCCCTCGACGTCCTCGAGACCGACCCCATCGAGTGTATCGTGAGCGACTACGACATGCCCAGCACGAACGGACTCGAGTTGCTCGAGGCCGTCCGCGAGCGGGATCCGGAGTTGCCCTTCATCCTGTTCACTGGGAAGGGCTCCGAGGAGATCGCGAGCGAAGCGATCGCCGCCGGGGTGACCCAGTATCTCCAGAAACAGCCCGGGAGCGACCGGTTCACCCTGCTGGCGAACCAGATCACAAACGCCGTCTCACAGTACCGGACGGAGACCGAGCTCCGGGAGAACGAACGGCGGTACGAACGGACGCTGACGGCGCTCCACGATACCACGCGCGACCTGATGCGAGCGGGGACGAAGCGCGAGATTTACGAGGCCGCCGTCGAAACCGCAGGCGCGATCCTCGAGGTGCCGATCGTCTCCGCGTATCGATTCGAACCCGCCGAGGGGGCGCTCGCTCACGCGGCGTCAACGGCCGAGACGCGCCAGCTGCTGACGCCCGCGGAGACGATCGGGCGTGGCGACGGGCTGATCTGGGAGGCGTTCTCGGAGGGCGAACCGCAGTACTACCCCAACGTCCGGGCGGCAGGGGTGACGGACGTCGCCGACACGGTGAGCCGAAGTAAACTCGTCGTTCCCCTCGGGACGCACGGGGTCGTCGTCGCCGGGAGCGAGCGACCCGACCGGTTCGACGAGTCGATGCGCGAGTTACTCTACATTCTGGGGGCAAACACCGAGGCTGCCCTGGACCGGGCCGAGCGCGAGCAGTTACTGCGCGAACACGACCGTACACTCACCGAGCAAAACGAGGAGCTGACCCGGCTGAATCACACGAACGAGATCGTCCGGGCGATCAACCGTGGGATCGCCAAGGCCTCGACTCGCGAAGAGATCGAGCGGACGGTCTGTCAGCGCCTCGCCGAAACCGACCGCTACCTCTGTGCGTGGATCACCGCGGGCCAGGAGACGCCGTCGCCGACCGTCTGGGAGGGAATCGACGTCACCTACGTCGACCGCGTTCGCGAGGACGGGGCCGGGGCGCCCGAAGCGGCCCTGATCGAGCGCGCGCTCGAGACCGAATCGGTGCAGGTAGCCGAGAACGTGCTCGACGACGAGGCGTGGGCTGACCGGCGAAAGGCGGCGCTCACCTACGGCTACCAGACGGTGCTCGCCGTGCCGCTGGTCGACGCCGAGCGGCGATACGGCGCCATCGTGGTCCACGCCCCGCAGGCCGACGCGATCAGCGAGAGCGAGCGCGAGGTCCTGGGCGAACTCGGCGAGACGATCGGCCACGCGATTCGGTCGGTCGAGCGCACCCAGGCGATGCTCACCGACAGTCGACTCGAGATCGAACTCGAGTGTCAGGACCCGCAGATGCTGTTCAATCGGATCGGAACGATCGCCTCCGGGACGATCACCCTGGAGGGAATCATCGACCGGGCCCAGGAGACCGTCCTGTTCGTTTCGATCGAGGAGCCGCCGATCGACGAGATCCTCGAGCTGGCGGAGCGATGGGCGGTGGTCGACTCCCTCTCAGTCGTCTCCGACGGCGAGGAGTCGACGCTATTCGAGGTGACGATCACGCCGACGCCGTTCGTCGAGATACTGCGAGAGTACGACGCCCACGTGACGTCGACCACGACGAGCGACGACGTAACGACCATCGCGCTGTCGGTCCCGAGCCAGATCGATACGCGAGCACTGGTCGAATCGATTCAAGACCACTATCCGGAGACGAAACTAACGGCTCGCCGGGAGACGACGGCGAGCGTCTCAAGCACCCGATTCGACGCGCGCCTCGAGGAGTCGCTGACAGCCAAGCAGTTCGAGGCGCTGCAAGCGGCCCACTACAGCGGGTTCTTCGAGTGGCCACGCGAGAGCACGGGCGAGGACCTCGCTGCGGCCCTCGACGTGACGCCGCCGACCTACCACTATCACCTGCGAGCGGCCCAGCGAAAGCTGGTCACGCTGGCGTTCGGACTCGACTCTAATTAA
- a CDS encoding DNA-directed RNA polymerase subunit B'', producing MELDRTLRRDISREYFSKERLAEHHYRSFNSFLTRGMQEVVDEKETIDTDIGDKEGEEPVRVDLGDVRVVTPRVREADGSEELLYPQEARLRNITYSAPVFMEMSIVKGEEGDERVVDSTETKIGRMPIMVGSEKCNIAGFSDQELIEIGEDPADPGGYFIVNGSERVLMTSEDLAPNKILAEYDTKYGDEIQVAKTFSQRRGYRALVLCERTRNGLLEVSFPSVSGSINFVTLVRALGLESDEEIVHKVSNDPEVVKYMLENLEEAEVQTKEEAIEALGKRVASGQGKNYQLKRANYVIDRYLLPHLHEEGVEEEDVRINKAHYLCRMAEACFELALNRRESDDKDHYANKRLKVSGDLMRDLFRTALNKLARDVKYQLERANMRNRNLSVNTVVRSDVLTERLEHPIATGNWVGGRSGVSQLVDRTDFMGVLSHLRRLRSPLSRSQPHFEARDLHATQWGRICPSETPEGPNCGLVKNFAQAMELSQHVEDEQDLKRELASMGVEGIPGIEGVERTTTSADD from the coding sequence ATGGAACTGGATCGAACACTCAGACGGGACATCTCGCGGGAGTATTTTTCGAAAGAACGACTGGCCGAGCATCACTACCGCTCGTTCAACTCCTTCCTCACTCGAGGGATGCAGGAGGTCGTCGACGAGAAGGAGACCATCGACACGGACATCGGCGACAAGGAAGGCGAGGAACCCGTCCGCGTCGATCTCGGGGACGTGCGCGTCGTGACGCCCCGAGTTCGCGAGGCCGACGGGTCCGAGGAACTGCTCTACCCGCAAGAGGCCCGCCTGCGCAACATCACCTACTCCGCGCCCGTCTTCATGGAGATGAGCATCGTCAAGGGCGAGGAGGGCGACGAGCGCGTCGTCGACTCGACGGAGACGAAGATTGGCCGGATGCCGATCATGGTGGGCTCCGAGAAGTGTAACATCGCGGGCTTTTCCGACCAGGAACTCATCGAAATCGGTGAGGACCCCGCCGACCCAGGCGGCTACTTCATCGTCAACGGCTCCGAGCGCGTGTTGATGACCAGCGAGGACCTCGCGCCGAACAAGATTCTCGCCGAGTACGACACGAAGTACGGCGACGAGATCCAGGTCGCCAAAACCTTCAGTCAGCGCCGTGGCTACCGCGCTCTGGTGCTGTGTGAGCGAACCCGGAACGGCCTGCTCGAGGTCTCGTTCCCCTCGGTATCGGGATCGATCAACTTTGTCACGCTCGTGCGCGCGCTGGGTCTCGAGTCCGACGAGGAGATCGTCCACAAGGTCTCGAACGACCCCGAGGTCGTCAAGTACATGCTCGAGAACCTCGAGGAGGCGGAGGTGCAGACGAAAGAGGAGGCCATCGAGGCGCTGGGCAAGCGCGTCGCCTCCGGCCAGGGCAAGAACTACCAGCTCAAGCGGGCGAACTACGTGATCGACCGTTACCTCCTGCCTCACCTCCACGAGGAGGGTGTCGAGGAGGAGGACGTCCGAATCAACAAGGCCCACTACCTCTGTCGGATGGCCGAGGCGTGTTTCGAACTCGCGCTCAACCGGCGCGAATCCGACGACAAGGACCACTACGCGAACAAGCGGCTCAAAGTCAGCGGCGACCTGATGCGCGACCTGTTCCGGACGGCGCTGAACAAGCTGGCACGCGACGTGAAGTACCAGCTCGAGCGCGCGAACATGCGAAACCGGAACCTGTCGGTCAACACCGTCGTGCGCTCTGACGTCCTGACCGAACGACTCGAGCACCCCATCGCGACGGGGAACTGGGTCGGCGGACGCTCCGGCGTCTCACAACTGGTCGACCGGACAGACTTCATGGGCGTCCTGAGTCACCTGCGCCGGCTTCGGAGCCCACTCTCGCGCTCGCAGCCACACTTCGAGGCGCGAGACTTGCACGCGACCCAGTGGGGTCGCATCTGTCCCTCCGAGACGCCGGAGGGGCCGAACTGTGGGCTGGTGAAGAACTTCGCACAGGCGATGGAACTCTCCCAGCACGTCGAGGACGAACAGGACCTGAAACGCGAACTGGCGTCGATGGGTGTCGAGGGCATTCCCGGCATCGAGGGCGTCGAACGAACGACAACGAGTGCGGACGACTAA
- a CDS encoding DUF7382 domain-containing protein codes for MRPPHRFGADDRAIEGLPIRLIIALVVGVASPAIMMSMLGGIGTLAETETDVEIDPVTVDAGRTTSVDLTVLGDDGNTVEDATVIVMSDDAWLDSAVKGETGSDGEVTLRLDPTLRQGQRTGTLQVDVVPPTNTDYVDDQSNTEIVVIEN; via the coding sequence ATGCGACCACCACATCGGTTCGGCGCGGACGACAGGGCGATCGAAGGACTCCCCATCAGGTTGATCATCGCGCTCGTCGTCGGCGTCGCCAGCCCAGCGATCATGATGAGCATGCTCGGCGGAATCGGAACGCTGGCCGAGACGGAAACGGACGTCGAGATCGACCCCGTGACGGTCGACGCCGGTCGAACGACGAGCGTCGATCTCACCGTCCTCGGTGACGACGGCAACACCGTCGAAGACGCGACCGTCATCGTGATGAGCGACGATGCCTGGCTGGATTCGGCCGTCAAAGGTGAGACCGGAAGCGACGGCGAGGTCACCCTGCGACTCGACCCGACGCTCAGACAGGGCCAGCGAACCGGGACGCTCCAGGTCGACGTCGTCCCGCCGACGAACACCGACTACGTCGACGACCAGTCGAACACCGAAATCGTCGTCATCGAGAACTGA
- a CDS encoding DNA-directed RNA polymerase subunit H yields MVDVSQHELVPEHTILDEEVLEDVLDEYDIDRTDLPKIKRTDKALPDEAEVGDVIKIVRNSRTTDQAVVYRLVVE; encoded by the coding sequence ATGGTAGACGTAAGCCAACACGAACTCGTGCCAGAGCACACCATCCTCGACGAGGAGGTACTTGAGGACGTGCTCGACGAGTACGACATCGACCGTACAGACTTGCCGAAGATCAAACGCACGGACAAGGCGCTGCCCGACGAAGCCGAGGTCGGGGACGTCATCAAGATCGTGCGAAACTCGCGAACGACGGATCAGGCCGTCGTCTATCGACTCGTGGTGGAATAA